A window of Lacibacter sediminis contains these coding sequences:
- a CDS encoding cytochrome-c peroxidase, which produces MQTHKSILFIIFSIVLVTWMIEGCRKNNLELTAYPVQIPAHFPATDYYQRNPISKEGFELGRRLFYDNRFSVDGSISCGSCHQQVAAFGTYDHDLSHGVNGSHGIRNAMSLFNLAWRTSYGWDGKYTSLDAVYAAHINSPIEFGETIGSIINKLKTDSRYQQEFKKVYGSSYISEPRIFNALTQFVSAFISSATKYDSVKQNLKTFTASEQAGYTVFLNKCNSCHAEPLFTDFSYRNIGLPLNTFNDKGRITITGNKADSLKFRVPSLRNLFKSYPFLHDGRFIGFEQIFDHYQSGVQQSATLDPLLTNGIPLSAAERTALVDFFRTLTDNNFTSNSNFAAPQ; this is translated from the coding sequence ATGCAAACACACAAAAGCATCCTGTTTATTATCTTTTCCATTGTACTTGTTACTTGGATGATAGAAGGCTGCCGTAAAAACAACCTGGAACTAACGGCTTACCCTGTGCAAATACCTGCTCATTTTCCTGCAACAGATTATTATCAACGCAACCCCATCAGTAAAGAAGGTTTTGAATTAGGCCGACGTTTGTTTTACGACAATCGGTTTTCAGTTGATGGAAGTATTTCCTGCGGTTCCTGTCACCAACAGGTGGCGGCATTTGGCACTTATGATCATGATCTGAGCCATGGCGTAAATGGCTCACACGGCATACGTAATGCTATGAGTTTATTCAATCTTGCCTGGCGAACTTCGTATGGCTGGGATGGGAAATATACATCGCTTGATGCGGTATATGCAGCACATATCAATAGCCCGATTGAATTTGGTGAAACCATTGGCAGCATCATTAATAAATTAAAAACCGACAGCCGTTATCAGCAGGAGTTTAAAAAGGTATACGGCTCAAGTTATATCAGCGAGCCACGCATCTTCAATGCATTAACACAATTTGTGAGTGCATTCATCAGCAGTGCAACAAAATATGATTCGGTAAAACAAAACCTCAAGACGTTTACTGCAAGTGAACAGGCAGGTTATACTGTGTTTCTCAATAAGTGTAACAGTTGCCATGCAGAGCCGCTGTTCACAGATTTTTCTTACCGCAACATTGGATTACCGCTAAATACGTTCAATGATAAAGGAAGAATAACGATCACAGGCAATAAAGCAGATTCATTAAAATTTCGTGTGCCATCGTTGCGGAATTTGTTTAAGAGTTATCCTTTTCTGCACGATGGCAGGTTTATTGGTTTTGAACAGATCTTTGATCATTACCAATCGGGTGTGCAACAAAGTGCAACTCTTGATCCATTACTTACAAACGGCATTCCACTTTCAGCTGCTGAACGAACCGCATTGGTTGATTTCTTCCGCACATTAACCGATAACAATTTTACATCTAACAGCAACTTTGCTGCCCCTCAATAA
- a CDS encoding oligosaccharide flippase family protein: MSSVKKLAGQTIWYGFSSIFGRFLNYLLTPLLATIFASADYGKITTLFAIAAFLNILFTYGLETAYFRFASKEPESKVYNTAVTSIFITTAILTILFLFFSKAIAGFLEIPKQPEYVRWVMWIVALDTLAVLPFSKLRFEGRPRKFAGIKILNILINVGLVLFFLVVCKNAEKGTFFSVLYSPKIGLGYVILANLAASAVTLVLLSKELFSFRFTIDKTFWKELMTYSWPLIIVGLGGMVNELIDRFMILKLYPGSTEEAYSQSGIYGANYKLAVLIVLFIQAFRLGAEPFFFKQSTQENAQRTYARVMKFFVIACCFCFLGVVLFLDIWKYFMGRSHPEYWTGLAVVPILMLAKLFLGVYYNLSVWYKLTNQNLVGAWITLGGAAITVIINFLLIPVIGYMACAIATICCYGFMMIVSYRLGQKYYPVPYPWKKLTAYVVICVLLFGLHELATYFIESMWFSHLFGLALILAFGLFILRIERKELQKLPFVGKFISAT; encoded by the coding sequence TTGAGCAGCGTTAAAAAATTAGCCGGACAAACAATTTGGTATGGATTCAGCAGCATTTTCGGAAGATTTCTGAACTATCTTCTTACACCTTTGCTTGCCACTATTTTTGCTTCTGCCGATTATGGTAAGATCACTACACTGTTCGCCATTGCGGCATTTCTGAATATCTTATTCACTTATGGTCTTGAAACAGCTTATTTCCGCTTTGCGTCGAAAGAACCGGAAAGCAAAGTGTATAACACTGCTGTTACATCCATTTTTATTACAACAGCCATCCTCACTATTTTGTTCCTGTTCTTCAGCAAAGCCATTGCCGGCTTTCTTGAAATACCCAAACAACCGGAGTATGTGCGGTGGGTGATGTGGATCGTAGCTCTTGATACATTGGCTGTGCTTCCGTTTTCGAAACTCCGGTTTGAAGGCCGACCGAGAAAGTTTGCTGGTATTAAGATCCTGAACATTCTCATTAATGTTGGGCTTGTACTTTTCTTTTTGGTTGTTTGTAAGAATGCTGAAAAAGGAACTTTCTTTTCAGTATTGTACAGTCCAAAAATTGGATTAGGCTATGTAATACTTGCTAACCTTGCAGCAAGTGCAGTTACGTTGGTTCTGCTTTCAAAGGAATTATTCAGTTTCCGTTTTACAATTGATAAAACTTTCTGGAAAGAACTGATGACCTATAGCTGGCCCTTGATCATTGTGGGTTTAGGTGGTATGGTGAATGAACTCATTGATCGATTTATGATCCTGAAGCTCTATCCCGGTTCAACAGAAGAAGCCTACTCTCAAAGCGGTATTTATGGCGCCAACTATAAACTGGCGGTTTTGATCGTGTTATTCATACAGGCATTTCGCTTAGGAGCAGAACCTTTCTTTTTCAAACAATCAACGCAGGAAAATGCACAACGCACTTATGCAAGAGTGATGAAGTTTTTTGTGATCGCCTGTTGTTTTTGCTTTTTAGGTGTGGTGTTATTTTTAGATATCTGGAAATATTTTATGGGCCGCAGCCACCCCGAATACTGGACAGGTTTGGCAGTAGTACCTATCCTGATGTTGGCAAAACTGTTTCTTGGTGTGTATTACAATTTATCGGTGTGGTATAAACTTACCAACCAGAATTTGGTTGGTGCATGGATCACGTTAGGTGGTGCAGCCATTACTGTGATCATTAATTTCTTGTTGATTCCTGTAATTGGCTATATGGCTTGTGCCATTGCCACCATTTGCTGTTATGGTTTCATGATGATTGTTTCCTACAGGTTAGGACAAAAATATTATCCCGTTCCTTATCCTTGGAAAAAACTCACCGCTTATGTAGTGATTTGTGTTTTACTGTTTGGGTTACATGAACTAGCAACTTATTTTATTGAATCAATGTGGTTCAGTCATTTATTTGGACTGGCTTTGATACTGGCGTTTGGATTATTCATTTTACGGATCGAACGCAAAGAATTACAAAAGCTGCCCTTCGTTGGAAAATTCATTTCTGCCACCTAA
- a CDS encoding MBL fold metallo-hydrolase — MFTVKAFTFSPVQENTYILYNEQKKAFIIDPGCYFEEERDELASFLEQTELQPIQLLNTHCHLDHVFGNKWIYETFGLELHLHANEKQVLDFAPASGLMWNLPFDNYNGPLHWLNEGDEIEMGDDKLTVLFTPGHAPGHVCFYCEAQHFVIGGDVLFRQSIGRTDLPGGDYDTLINSIRTKLFVLPDETMVYSGHGPATTIGYEKRNNPFLV, encoded by the coding sequence ATGTTCACTGTTAAAGCTTTTACATTCAGCCCCGTTCAGGAGAACACATATATTCTCTATAACGAACAAAAGAAGGCCTTCATTATCGACCCCGGCTGTTATTTTGAAGAAGAACGTGATGAACTGGCTTCTTTTCTTGAACAAACGGAATTACAACCCATACAGTTGCTTAACACACACTGTCATCTCGACCATGTATTTGGCAACAAATGGATCTACGAAACTTTTGGTTTGGAACTGCACTTGCATGCCAACGAAAAGCAGGTATTAGACTTTGCCCCTGCCAGTGGTTTAATGTGGAACCTGCCGTTTGATAATTACAACGGTCCGTTGCATTGGTTGAACGAAGGCGATGAAATAGAAATGGGCGATGATAAACTAACGGTGTTGTTCACCCCGGGACATGCGCCTGGCCATGTTTGTTTTTATTGCGAGGCGCAGCATTTTGTGATTGGCGGCGATGTATTGTTCAGACAAAGTATCGGCCGTACCGATTTGCCGGGTGGTGATTATGATACACTCATCAACAGCATCCGGACAAAACTTTTTGTATTGCCCGATGAAACAATGGTGTACAGCGGCCATGGCCCGGCTACAACAATTGGTTATGAAAAGAGAAACAATCCTTTCTTGGTTTGA
- a CDS encoding DUF1361 domain-containing protein encodes MKNILICSVGFSFLLYVFRVWYTGSFLFLFIPWNLFLAWLPLLFSSMIRDSKFSMRNVLLFSLWLLFFPNSPYLITDLFHLQERAGVPLYYDLVLLFMAAWNGLLMGLYSLRNIEQLLLKRFSVVQVRPMILSFFVLCGFGIYLGRYDRYNSWHLITQPLDLAQGILSKVISPASHPRVWAVTILFAVVLLLIYETLKKMPAHFSEQAFLSNKN; translated from the coding sequence ATGAAAAACATCTTGATCTGCTCGGTTGGTTTCTCGTTTTTACTTTATGTGTTTCGTGTGTGGTACACCGGAAGTTTTCTTTTTCTCTTCATTCCATGGAATCTTTTCCTTGCATGGTTACCCTTACTGTTCAGCAGCATGATCAGGGATTCTAAATTTTCAATGAGGAATGTATTGCTGTTCAGTTTGTGGTTATTGTTCTTCCCCAATTCACCTTATCTCATCACCGATCTTTTTCATTTGCAGGAAAGGGCAGGGGTTCCGTTGTATTATGATCTTGTGTTGTTGTTTATGGCAGCCTGGAACGGTTTACTCATGGGATTATATTCATTGCGGAATATTGAGCAACTGCTGTTGAAACGTTTTTCAGTTGTGCAGGTGAGGCCAATGATCTTAAGTTTTTTTGTGCTTTGCGGCTTTGGTATTTATCTCGGCAGGTATGATCGTTATAACAGTTGGCACTTGATAACGCAGCCACTTGATCTGGCGCAGGGAATTTTGTCGAAGGTTATTTCACCGGCATCACATCCACGTGTGTGGGCGGTAACAATTCTTTTTGCAGTTGTGCTTTTGCTGATCTATGAAACACTCAAAAAAATGCCTGCTCATTTCAGTGAGCAGGCATTTTTATCAAACAAAAACTAA
- a CDS encoding diacylglycerol kinase family protein, with the protein MRSFYYAFRGLANAFGSEFNMRIHVVAALLVTVAGFYFKIAAAEWGMIVLCICSVIAMELINTAIEKLCNHVTAEQHPAIKQIKDIAAAAVLVTALGSLVVALIIFLPKLILLF; encoded by the coding sequence ATGCGATCATTCTATTATGCGTTCAGAGGATTGGCTAATGCTTTCGGGAGTGAGTTCAATATGCGGATACATGTTGTTGCTGCACTTCTTGTTACAGTAGCCGGTTTTTATTTCAAGATAGCTGCAGCAGAGTGGGGAATGATCGTATTATGTATTTGTTCTGTGATTGCGATGGAACTGATCAATACAGCCATTGAAAAATTATGCAATCATGTAACAGCAGAACAACATCCCGCCATTAAACAAATAAAAGACATCGCTGCCGCTGCGGTATTGGTAACAGCATTGGGCAGCCTAGTAGTGGCGCTCATTATTTTTCTTCCTAAACTCATTTTACTTTTTTGA
- a CDS encoding Coq4 family protein, giving the protein MIQLLKKLRSNILVLLTHTVALPVLKIVRRKKKFPYSMEQLSALPFETVGNELWQLLNAHSIRLLPYYERHDIKHVVLDYPFTDEGEVSLQFFMLANGRVSFPVLATVIYGLVTMPEYYSSFRNAYQRGKEASDLSSLDWFAIMQQPLAEVRYQYSLAK; this is encoded by the coding sequence ATGATACAGTTATTAAAAAAACTTCGCAGCAATATACTTGTGTTACTTACGCATACAGTTGCGTTACCTGTCTTAAAGATTGTAAGAAGGAAAAAGAAATTCCCTTACAGTATGGAGCAACTCAGTGCATTGCCGTTTGAAACAGTGGGCAATGAATTGTGGCAACTGCTTAATGCGCATAGTATTCGATTGCTTCCATATTATGAGCGACATGATATAAAACACGTTGTACTTGATTATCCTTTTACCGACGAAGGCGAGGTGAGCCTGCAGTTTTTTATGTTGGCAAATGGAAGAGTTTCTTTTCCGGTGTTGGCAACAGTGATCTATGGGTTGGTCACAATGCCCGAGTACTATTCATCGTTCCGCAACGCTTACCAGCGGGGGAAAGAAGCAAGTGATCTTTCGTCACTTGATTGGTTTGCCATTATGCAACAGCCGCTTGCTGAAGTACGGTATCAGTATTCATTAGCTAAATAA
- the creD gene encoding cell envelope integrity protein CreD: MDTQQASFWQRYGIFIKSILVGFLILVLLIPTAFIMELVRERQDRQREVIAEVSSKWASAQTVSGPFLMIPYQEKFVDDKGKVMMIKRMMHYLPESENINGELIPEERSRSIFKIILYKSDLTISGKFLPIELSQVGIDPSDVLWNEVRLCLGISDNRGIAEALSLNWNAVSSEMDPGFPPTDIAGSGVSSLLKNAMALKDSAQSYELKLKLKGSERLYFTPLGKQTNVKLRSTWPDPSFDGKFLPTQHTVTDKGFTASWNILHFTRDIPQLWKEGKQNIDGFAFGVELLQGVDSYSKTLRTVKYALLFIALTFFLYFFIETLKKRSVHPLQYVLVGLALCIFYTLLLSLSEYTGFNIAYLIASVATIGLITSYTYSIFKQAAIAIALLVFLSSLYGFIYILIQLQDGALLFGSIGLFILLAIVMYYSRKIDWYGEGKKETANETINDNSSAL, from the coding sequence ATGGACACACAACAAGCCTCTTTCTGGCAACGGTATGGCATCTTTATTAAATCCATTCTTGTTGGCTTTCTTATTCTGGTATTATTGATACCAACTGCTTTTATAATGGAGTTGGTGCGGGAGCGGCAAGACAGGCAACGTGAAGTGATCGCTGAGGTGAGTTCTAAATGGGCATCGGCACAAACGGTGAGCGGTCCTTTTTTAATGATCCCCTACCAGGAAAAGTTTGTGGATGATAAAGGCAAAGTGATGATGATAAAGCGAATGATGCATTACCTCCCTGAATCAGAAAACATCAATGGCGAATTGATTCCCGAAGAACGCAGCAGAAGTATTTTCAAGATCATTCTTTATAAATCGGACTTAACGATCAGTGGGAAATTTCTTCCGATAGAACTTTCGCAGGTGGGTATTGATCCTTCAGATGTTTTGTGGAATGAAGTGCGGCTTTGTTTGGGCATATCCGATAACAGAGGGATTGCAGAAGCGTTATCATTGAACTGGAATGCTGTATCATCAGAAATGGATCCCGGTTTTCCGCCAACAGATATTGCAGGTTCAGGTGTGAGCAGTTTATTGAAAAATGCTATGGCATTAAAAGATTCAGCACAGTCGTATGAACTCAAATTGAAATTGAAAGGTTCCGAGCGTCTTTACTTTACACCACTTGGTAAACAAACCAATGTAAAATTAAGATCAACCTGGCCTGATCCTTCGTTTGACGGTAAATTTTTACCAACTCAACATACGGTTACTGACAAAGGATTTACAGCCAGTTGGAATATTCTTCATTTCACCCGTGATATTCCGCAGCTGTGGAAGGAAGGAAAACAGAATATTGATGGGTTTGCGTTTGGTGTAGAATTATTACAAGGTGTTGATTCGTACAGCAAAACATTGCGTACAGTAAAGTATGCGTTGCTTTTTATAGCACTTACGTTTTTCCTTTACTTTTTTATTGAAACATTGAAAAAGAGAAGTGTACATCCGTTACAATATGTATTGGTTGGATTGGCGCTTTGTATTTTTTATACTTTGCTGTTGTCTCTTTCCGAATACACAGGTTTTAATATTGCTTACCTGATCGCTTCAGTTGCAACTATTGGTCTCATCACATCTTACACTTACAGCATCTTTAAACAAGCAGCTATCGCAATTGCGTTGCTGGTATTTCTCTCATCGTTGTACGGCTTTATTTATATTCTTATTCAGTTACAGGATGGAGCGTTACTGTTTGGAAGTATTGGTTTATTCATCCTGCTTGCGATTGTGATGTATTACTCACGTAAGATCGATTGGTATGGTGAAGGGAAGAAAGAAACAGCAAACGAAACGATCAACGACAATTCATCAGCGTTATGA
- a CDS encoding winged helix-turn-helix domain-containing protein: MKNPIEQLQKVFDSRVRLGVMSALMVNAQVSFNELKELINVTDGNLASHLKALEENGYVKVNKGFVGRKTNTTYAVTKAGEKAFRLHLDALEQMIKQMGK, translated from the coding sequence ATGAAGAATCCGATAGAACAGTTACAAAAGGTGTTCGACAGCCGGGTAAGGTTAGGCGTAATGAGTGCATTGATGGTAAATGCACAGGTAAGTTTTAATGAACTGAAAGAACTGATCAATGTAACTGATGGAAATCTTGCATCCCACCTGAAGGCACTGGAAGAAAACGGGTATGTAAAAGTGAACAAAGGATTTGTGGGACGCAAGACAAACACAACTTATGCAGTTACAAAAGCAGGTGAAAAAGCATTCAGATTACACCTTGACGCCCTGGAGCAAATGATCAAACAAATGGGGAAGTAA
- a CDS encoding DUF5686 and carboxypeptidase-like regulatory domain-containing protein — MKYIVSLVLSIVCILTMTAQTKVVSGIIKDSHSDEPIPFASVQLKNTTIGKLSDSAGLFSLNLTSISATDSLLISYVGYNSMTIALPATSKDSIFLTIQLERGSAGKEVVVKSKYGRGWILWRKVVRQKPVNDRYRFENFGYELYNKLELDINRFNKDKFKNIGPLKPFGFILDQTVDSTSEDKPFLPIFLTETISNYYYQKSPLRRREEIKASRTSGVDNESVQKLLGGMDQNINVYNNYIPIFDKRFISPISDNGDAFYSYRVPDTQYVAGKRFFHLVFTPKRKGENTFEGDCWIHDTTFAVQKMNLRLSKEANVNYVEKLSIVQEYKFVNDSIWFLLKDKFIIDVAPIGKQKFGVTGRKTTTYKNVLINSGIVWEQLQKNKKLEETILLAGSTQQPETYWKESRHEELAKNEKAIYSMIDTLQKMPLFKRYSEIATFLATGYKAFGSFEYGPWFNVMSSNVVEGFRTRLDLGTSTNFSKTWWLRGYLAYGFTDKKFKGRAEITHLFKRDPRVRMYLSYTNDYDNGQRYYDEVGTDNVFTLAARKSQVPIKFLRVEQQRIEFSKETHAGFTFEVSATRKKFNPIRSLPSKSIYPDGVGEALNNSEVGFRIRYAYLERFLEGTFLRSSLGSPYPIAEIKYARGFPGFLKSNYQYHRLTASVHDYFKIANLGELYYNVYGGKIYGTLPFPLLEIHPGNEIFYYNKYAFNLMNRFEYLSDEYAGVNVEHNIGNGMFRLLGPTRKLKLRQFWTAKVLWGSLSDANRNFNQVGAVFDRGHQFQSLNGKTYMEVGTGVDNIFRVLRFDFIWRLSPQPLPQERYKRFGIFGSFRLQF, encoded by the coding sequence ATGAAGTATATCGTTTCTCTTGTGCTGAGTATCGTTTGCATCTTAACCATGACGGCGCAAACAAAAGTTGTTTCCGGTATCATTAAAGATTCGCACTCTGATGAGCCTATTCCCTTCGCATCTGTGCAGTTGAAAAATACAACAATTGGTAAGCTGAGTGATTCGGCAGGTTTATTTTCATTAAACCTCACTTCAATTTCAGCAACCGATTCCCTGCTCATTAGTTATGTTGGTTATAACAGCATGACCATTGCTTTACCTGCTACATCAAAAGACAGCATTTTCTTAACGATTCAACTTGAACGTGGCAGTGCAGGAAAAGAAGTGGTGGTGAAATCGAAATACGGAAGAGGGTGGATCCTTTGGCGAAAAGTGGTGCGCCAAAAACCTGTGAACGACCGTTACCGTTTCGAAAACTTTGGTTACGAATTATACAACAAGCTCGAACTTGATATTAACCGTTTCAATAAAGATAAGTTTAAGAATATTGGTCCGCTCAAGCCTTTTGGTTTTATACTTGATCAAACAGTTGACAGTACCAGTGAAGACAAGCCTTTTCTGCCGATCTTTCTCACAGAAACGATTTCGAATTACTATTATCAGAAATCACCCCTAAGAAGAAGAGAAGAGATCAAAGCCAGTCGAACATCGGGTGTAGATAATGAAAGTGTACAGAAATTATTGGGCGGTATGGATCAGAACATCAACGTGTACAATAACTACATACCGATTTTTGATAAACGTTTCATCAGTCCCATCAGCGATAATGGTGATGCATTTTATAGTTATCGTGTGCCGGATACACAATATGTAGCAGGTAAACGCTTCTTTCATCTGGTGTTTACACCAAAGCGAAAAGGAGAAAATACATTTGAAGGCGATTGCTGGATACATGACACAACATTTGCTGTGCAGAAAATGAACCTCCGTTTATCAAAAGAAGCAAATGTGAATTATGTAGAAAAACTGAGTATTGTGCAGGAGTACAAATTCGTGAACGATTCAATTTGGTTTTTGCTGAAGGATAAATTTATTATTGATGTGGCACCAATTGGCAAACAGAAGTTTGGTGTAACGGGACGGAAAACGACTACCTATAAAAATGTGCTCATCAATTCGGGTATAGTGTGGGAGCAGTTGCAGAAGAATAAAAAGCTGGAAGAAACAATACTACTTGCAGGATCAACACAACAACCGGAAACTTATTGGAAGGAGTCACGGCACGAAGAGCTTGCAAAAAATGAAAAGGCTATTTACAGCATGATCGATACGTTGCAGAAGATGCCGCTCTTTAAACGATATAGTGAGATTGCAACATTTCTTGCAACTGGTTACAAAGCATTCGGAAGTTTTGAATATGGCCCTTGGTTCAATGTTATGAGTTCAAATGTGGTGGAAGGTTTCCGCACAAGGTTGGATCTGGGAACCAGTACCAACTTCAGCAAAACGTGGTGGTTGCGTGGATATCTTGCTTATGGATTTACTGATAAGAAGTTCAAGGGACGGGCAGAGATCACACATCTTTTCAAGCGTGATCCACGTGTTCGCATGTATCTGTCATACACAAATGATTATGATAACGGACAACGCTATTATGATGAAGTGGGAACCGATAACGTATTTACTTTAGCCGCACGTAAATCGCAAGTGCCTATTAAATTCCTTCGTGTGGAACAACAACGCATTGAATTCTCGAAAGAAACACATGCCGGTTTTACATTTGAAGTTTCTGCTACACGTAAAAAATTCAATCCGATTCGTTCGTTACCCAGTAAATCAATTTACCCAGATGGGGTTGGTGAGGCCTTGAATAATTCAGAGGTCGGTTTTCGTATCCGCTATGCCTATCTGGAACGTTTCCTCGAAGGAACATTTTTAAGATCCAGTTTGGGTAGTCCCTATCCAATTGCTGAAATTAAATATGCAAGAGGATTTCCCGGTTTCTTGAAAAGCAATTATCAATACCATCGTTTAACAGCATCAGTACACGATTATTTCAAGATTGCTAACCTTGGTGAGCTTTACTACAATGTGTACGGTGGTAAAATTTATGGTACACTTCCGTTTCCGTTATTAGAAATCCATCCCGGTAATGAGATTTTCTATTACAACAAATATGCGTTCAACCTAATGAACAGGTTCGAATACCTGAGTGATGAATATGCAGGTGTAAACGTTGAACATAATATTGGCAATGGCATGTTCCGTTTGCTTGGACCAACACGTAAACTGAAGCTTCGCCAGTTCTGGACCGCAAAAGTTTTATGGGGAAGTTTGAGTGATGCCAACCGGAATTTTAACCAGGTGGGCGCAGTGTTTGATCGTGGTCACCAGTTTCAATCGCTTAATGGAAAAACCTACATGGAAGTAGGCACTGGTGTTGATAATATTTTCCGTGTGTTGAGGTTTGATTTTATCTGGCGTTTATCTCCACAACCATTGCCGCAGGAGCGCTATAAACGATTTGGCATTTTTGGAAGTTTCAGGTTGCAGTTTTAA
- a CDS encoding aspartate aminotransferase family protein: MMPVYKTINLRPTNYLPTFAAQHNMNQRELFLKHVAQTSPAPLALEIIKAEGSRLWDAGGKEYIDLIAGISVCNVGHRHPKVVEAIKQQVDQYMHLLVYGEFIESPQVQYAKLLTDHLPASLNSVFFTNSGTEATEGAMKLVKRVTGRTEIVAFNNSYHGSTQGALSVMGDEYWRNSFRPLLPGVHHADYNSFEALELIGSNTACVIAETVQAEAGINAPLKEWITALRKRCTETGTLLILDEIQCGFGRNGSMWAFEQFDVVPDILLLGKALGGGMPLGAFVASHELMWKFTENPVLGHITTFGGHPVCCAAGMAAMNVLLEEELVKGVAEKEILFRTLLHHPKIEAVRSRGLMMAVVFDSFETNKKVIDACIEKGVLTDWFLFASNCLRIAPPLTITEDEITKACKMIIDCLNEL; the protein is encoded by the coding sequence ATGATGCCGGTTTATAAAACCATCAATTTGAGGCCAACCAACTATTTACCGACATTTGCAGCACAACACAATATGAATCAACGGGAACTATTTTTAAAACATGTCGCACAAACTTCACCCGCACCGCTGGCACTGGAAATTATAAAGGCCGAGGGAAGTCGTTTGTGGGATGCCGGGGGAAAAGAATACATCGATCTCATTGCAGGCATCAGCGTTTGTAATGTGGGGCATCGCCACCCCAAAGTGGTGGAGGCCATCAAACAGCAGGTTGATCAGTACATGCATTTGTTGGTTTATGGGGAGTTTATTGAAAGTCCACAGGTGCAGTATGCAAAGCTGCTGACAGATCATTTACCTGCATCGCTTAACTCAGTTTTCTTCACCAATTCCGGAACTGAAGCAACAGAAGGAGCGATGAAGCTGGTCAAACGTGTGACAGGCAGAACAGAGATCGTAGCATTTAATAACAGTTATCATGGTAGTACGCAAGGTGCATTAAGTGTTATGGGCGATGAATACTGGCGGAATTCATTTCGTCCTTTATTGCCGGGAGTGCATCATGCAGATTATAATTCGTTTGAAGCATTGGAGTTGATAGGAAGTAATACAGCTTGCGTAATTGCTGAAACCGTACAAGCTGAAGCAGGTATAAATGCACCGTTGAAAGAATGGATCACTGCTTTGCGAAAGCGTTGTACCGAAACAGGTACCTTGTTGATATTAGATGAAATACAATGTGGCTTTGGCCGAAATGGTTCAATGTGGGCTTTTGAACAATTTGATGTAGTGCCCGATATTTTATTATTAGGGAAAGCATTAGGAGGTGGAATGCCATTGGGTGCATTTGTTGCCAGTCATGAATTAATGTGGAAGTTTACAGAGAACCCTGTGCTGGGGCATATTACTACGTTTGGTGGTCACCCGGTTTGCTGTGCAGCAGGTATGGCCGCCATGAATGTATTGCTGGAAGAAGAGTTAGTGAAAGGCGTTGCTGAAAAAGAAATTCTTTTCCGCACGTTGCTGCATCATCCAAAAATTGAAGCCGTGCGTTCAAGAGGTTTGATGATGGCTGTTGTGTTTGATAGTTTTGAAACAAACAAAAAAGTAATTGATGCCTGTATTGAAAAAGGCGTGTTGACCGATTGGTTTTTATTTGCCTCTAATTGTTTGAGGATTGCGCCTCCACTTACTATCACTGAAGACGAAATTACAAAAGCTTGTAAAATGATTATTGATTGTTTGAACGAACTGTAG
- a CDS encoding gamma carbonic anhydrase family protein: MPVILPVEGVFPQFGDDCFIAPNATIVGDVVMGNECSVWFNAVVRGDVNSIRLGNKVNVQDGAVLHATYQKTKTIVGNNVSIGHNALVHGCTVHDNVLIGMGAIVMDNAIINSNSIIAAGAVVLEGTVVEAGSIYAGVPAKKVKDISQELIHGEINRIANNYIKYSGWFKDALTENN, translated from the coding sequence ATGCCCGTAATTCTTCCCGTAGAAGGCGTTTTTCCACAATTTGGCGACGATTGCTTTATTGCTCCTAATGCTACCATCGTAGGCGATGTAGTAATGGGTAATGAATGCAGTGTATGGTTCAATGCGGTTGTTCGTGGAGATGTAAACAGCATCAGGCTGGGCAACAAGGTGAACGTACAGGACGGAGCTGTGTTACATGCTACGTACCAAAAGACGAAAACCATTGTTGGAAATAATGTAAGCATCGGGCATAATGCACTTGTTCATGGTTGCACGGTACATGATAATGTGTTGATCGGGATGGGGGCTATTGTAATGGATAATGCCATTATCAACAGCAATTCCATTATTGCGGCAGGTGCTGTAGTGTTGGAAGGAACGGTAGTGGAAGCCGGAAGTATTTATGCAGGTGTTCCTGCTAAAAAAGTAAAAGACATCAGCCAGGAACTGATACATGGTGAGATCAACCGGATCGCTAATAATTATATCAAGTATTCCGGGTGGTTTAAAGATGCCTTAACAGAAAATAACTGA